The Micromonospora violae DNA segment CCTCGCCGGCCACCGCCAGGTCGACCCGACGGTTCACCCCGAACGCGGCCGGGTCGTGGTCGACCTGGGCGACGACGGCACCGGGTGGGATCAGTCCACCGTGCCGGGTGGTCCACATGTTCAGCGTGCTGCCCCACGCGACGACCAGGTCCGCCGCGCCGATCAGCTCGGCGGCGAGCGGGGTGGCGAAGCCGCCGGCCACGTCGATGTACCACGGGTTCCCGGCGAAGAGTCCCTTCGCCGCAGCCGAGACGGCGAGCAGCGCACCGCAGGCGTCGGCGAGCCGGATCAGCGGCTCCCGGGCCCCACGGGCGCCCCGGCCGGCGATGAAGACGGGTCGACGTGCGGCCTGAAGCGCGGCCAGCAACGGCTCGACCTGCGGGGCGGCGGTCGGGATCAGCGCGACCGAGGGGACCGGGCCGAACCACGGTTCGGTCACCGTGTCCTGCACGTCCAACGGCAGGCCCAGCACCACTGTCGCGCCCCGGGCGGCGGCCCGGTAGGCCGCGCCCGCGTCCTCGGCGGCGTGGGTCGCGCGTACCCGGTGAAAGTCGGCCCCGACCGCGGCGGCGAGCGCCGGCAGGTCGATGAAGAAGTTCGACCGCGGCGCGGTCGCCTCCGGTGCCAGGACCACCATCGGGGTACGGCTCTTCGCAGCCTCGGTGAGGCCGGTCAGCGCGTTGGTGACGCCCGGACCCTGGTGCACTGAGAGCAGGCCCACCTGCCCGCAGGTGCGGGCGTACCCGTCGGCCATGCTCGCCGCGCCGCCCTCGTGGGCCGCCGCCACGAACCGGGCGCCGGCCGCGACAAGGGCGTTCGTGACGTGGAAGTTGCCACTGCCGACCACCCCGAAGACGTGCCGTGCGCCGTGTCCGTGCAGAACCCGCCCGACCACCTCGGCTACCCGCATCGGCGACCCGACCTACTGCTCGACGAGCGCGAGGACCCGGCACGGGCTGCCAGACCCGGAGACGATCGGCAACGGTCCGGCGATGACCACCGCGCCGGTCACCGGCAACTGCGCCAGGTTCCGGAGTTGGGTCAGCCCGTACTTGTCCTGGCCGAGCAGGAACGAGTGGCAGGGGAACGGCGGGTCGAACGAATGCGCGGCGCCCGCGTCGGTGCCGACCGTCTCCACCCCGACGCCCTGGATCGGCGACTCCTCGGCCAGCCAGCGGGCGCACTCGACGGAGATGCCCGGTGTGCGCCCGGCGTTGGCGTACCGCCGCGGGTCGTCGCCGTACGCGTCCCAGCCGGTGCGGTAGAGCAGCCAGCCACCGGCGGGCAGTGCGCCGTGTTCGGCCTCCCACGCCTTGATGTGCTCGATCTCGAGCAGGAAGTCAGGGTTGTCGGCGGCGTCGGCGGCGTGGTCGATCACCACAGCCGGGGCGATCAGCTGGTTCACCGGGACCTGCGACACGTCGGCGCCCTGCTGTCCGGTGACCCAGTGCACCGGGGCGTCGAAGTGGGTACCGGTGTGTTCGCCGGTGGAGAAGTTGTTCCAGTACCAGGCCGGGCCGCGGTCGTCGTACCGGCTGATCTCGCTGAGCCGGAACGGCCAGGTCTGGCCGAACTGCTCGGGCAGACCCAGGATCGGGGTCTGGTCCGAGAGCGGAGCGGTGAGGTCGACAACCTGGATCCGGCCGCTGGAGAGAGCGGCGACAAAGTCCTGCAGCACCGTCATGCGCTGGACGGTACACCCGCTCTCACTCCATGATGGACCATCGATCGACACCGCCCGGCGTGTTGCCGTCGAATGAGCGGCAGCAGCCACCGGCAGACCGGTGGGGGCGGCCGGAGGTCTGCCCCCACCGGTCTGCCGTTCAGGCCAGTCTGCGGCGAACCCACCAGAGGGAGAACAGGGACAGCACGACGGCCAACGCGATCAGCGCGCCGAATTCCCGCCATTGCAGTGTCCAGAACTTCGAGCCAGACACGTAGATCACCTTCAGGCTGAGGTTCTGCTTCTCCAACCACCTCGGGCACGTCTCGCGGGCGCGGAGAGCCTTCGGACCGCACTGGGTCAGGTCGGCCGGGCCATTGAACTCCGCGCCGGTCGAGGTGATCACGGTGCTCGACAGGACCCAGTCGCCTCGGCGGTTGGGCTCGAATTGAAGCCTCATCTGTCCGGTGTCAAGGCTCATCGAGATCCCGTAGTCACCGTTCACCTGCAGGGGGCTGACCATGGTGACGGGCTGAGCCAGCCAGGGGCGCACCACGAACGGTGCGGCGATCTGGAGGCCGACCACGACCAGCAGGGTCACCGCCATCGCGACGAGGGTTCGTCGCAGCAGCAGCCCGGTGGCCACACCCACCACGAAGGCCAGCGTCGCGTAGCCGATCGGCACGATCCCCCGGGCCGCGAACACCAGTGGGTTCATCCGGTCTGCCGAGGCCCCGTCGATGGGTTGCGCCCACTGGGTTAGCACCAGGCTGAGCAGGCCGGCACCGAACGCGGCAGCACCGCCGCCGACCGCCAGCTTGACCAGCAGCCAGCGGCTCCGGCTGACGGATTGACTGAAGACCATGCGGTACGTGCCGGACTCCAACTCCCGGGCCACCAGCGGCGCGCCCCAGAAGATGCCCACCAGGGCGGGCAGCAGGTACAGGGCCCCGATGGCGGCGATGTGGAACTGGCTCGCCCACCCCGGCCGCAACGCCTGGAGGAAGGCCTCACCGGCGGTACGGCAGGCGTCGCCCTGACAGCCGGTGTAGCCGGTCTGCCTGGCCAACTCGGTCACCTCCGCCCAGGTCAGCGCCAGGCCGCCCAGCAGCGCCAGCACCAGGGCGGCGGTGGTCAGGGCCGGGGTCCGGAACTGCCGCCAGGTCATCCAGATCATCGCTGTCCCTCCAGGACCCGGTCCGGTCCGTCGCCGGTGGCTCCGCTCATGTACGCCAACACGATGTCCTCCAGGTCCAGCCGGTCGACCTGCCACGATGGGTCGACGATCGGCGCGGTGCTGCGCACCACCAGGGTCGACTGCACCTCGGTGTGGCTCTGCTCGACCAAGGTCCGCCCGGCGCCCAGGTCAGCGGTGTCCCGCCGCTGCCCGACCAGGCGGTGGTGGGTGGCGAGCAGGTCGTCCACGTCGCCGGCCACCCGCACCTGCGAGGCGACCAGCACGATCAGGTGGTCGCAGATCCGTTCCAGGTCGGCGACGAGGTGTGAGGACATCACGATGCTCATGCCCTGCTCGGCGGCCAACTCCATCAGCCCTCGCAGGAAAGTGCGCCGGGCGAGCGGGTCGAGCGCCGCCACCGGCTCGTCGAGCAGCAGCAGATTGGGCCGCTTCGCCGCAGCGATGGTCAGGGCCAGTTGGGCGCGTTGGCCACCGGAGAGTTTGCCCGCCTTCTGCGCCGGGTCCACGCCGACCTGGGCGATCCGCCGCTGAGCGAGCGCACCGTCCCAGGACGGGTTGAGGTGCGCGCCCATCCGCAGGTGGTCCGCGACGGTCAGGCCGGCGTAGACCGGGGTGTCCTGCGCGACGAAGCCGACGCGAGGAGAGCCGCTGACCGGCCGTACGCCGAGCACCTCGATCTGCCCGGCTGTCGGTCTGAGCAGCCCACAGGCCAGTTGTAGCAGCGTGGACTTACCGGCGCCGTTCGGGCCGACCAGGCCCACGACGTGGCCGGCCGGAATGTCCAGTGTGCAGTCCTTCAGTGCGGGACGCCGCCCGTACCGCTTGGTCAGACCGTCCGTTATCAGTGCGCT contains these protein-coding regions:
- a CDS encoding ABC transporter permease subunit, whose translation is MIWMTWRQFRTPALTTAALVLALLGGLALTWAEVTELARQTGYTGCQGDACRTAGEAFLQALRPGWASQFHIAAIGALYLLPALVGIFWGAPLVARELESGTYRMVFSQSVSRSRWLLVKLAVGGGAAAFGAGLLSLVLTQWAQPIDGASADRMNPLVFAARGIVPIGYATLAFVVGVATGLLLRRTLVAMAVTLLVVVGLQIAAPFVVRPWLAQPVTMVSPLQVNGDYGISMSLDTGQMRLQFEPNRRGDWVLSSTVITSTGAEFNGPADLTQCGPKALRARETCPRWLEKQNLSLKVIYVSGSKFWTLQWREFGALIALAVVLSLFSLWWVRRRLA
- a CDS encoding ABC transporter ATP-binding protein, which translates into the protein MTSALITDGLTKRYGRRPALKDCTLDIPAGHVVGLVGPNGAGKSTLLQLACGLLRPTAGQIEVLGVRPVSGSPRVGFVAQDTPVYAGLTVADHLRMGAHLNPSWDGALAQRRIAQVGVDPAQKAGKLSGGQRAQLALTIAAAKRPNLLLLDEPVAALDPLARRTFLRGLMELAAEQGMSIVMSSHLVADLERICDHLIVLVASQVRVAGDVDDLLATHHRLVGQRRDTADLGAGRTLVEQSHTEVQSTLVVRSTAPIVDPSWQVDRLDLEDIVLAYMSGATGDGPDRVLEGQR
- a CDS encoding cyclase family protein encodes the protein MTVLQDFVAALSSGRIQVVDLTAPLSDQTPILGLPEQFGQTWPFRLSEISRYDDRGPAWYWNNFSTGEHTGTHFDAPVHWVTGQQGADVSQVPVNQLIAPAVVIDHAADAADNPDFLLEIEHIKAWEAEHGALPAGGWLLYRTGWDAYGDDPRRYANAGRTPGISVECARWLAEESPIQGVGVETVGTDAGAAHSFDPPFPCHSFLLGQDKYGLTQLRNLAQLPVTGAVVIAGPLPIVSGSGSPCRVLALVEQ
- a CDS encoding thiamine pyrophosphate-binding protein, with the protein product MRVAEVVGRVLHGHGARHVFGVVGSGNFHVTNALVAAGARFVAAAHEGGAASMADGYARTCGQVGLLSVHQGPGVTNALTGLTEAAKSRTPMVVLAPEATAPRSNFFIDLPALAAAVGADFHRVRATHAAEDAGAAYRAAARGATVVLGLPLDVQDTVTEPWFGPVPSVALIPTAAPQVEPLLAALQAARRPVFIAGRGARGAREPLIRLADACGALLAVSAAAKGLFAGNPWYIDVAGGFATPLAAELIGAADLVVAWGSTLNMWTTRHGGLIPPGAVVAQVDHDPAAFGVNRRVDLAVAGEVAAVADAVLARLAGRPTAAVEGSWRTPELAQRIRDQGRWRTVPYRDESGGDPATIDPRTLSAALDDLLPPDRTVVVDSGNFMGYPSMWLDVPDVAGFCFTQAFQSVGLGLASALGAAVARPDRLTVATVGDGGFVMSATELLTAVRLALPLLVVIYDDAAYGAEVHHFGPGGHPLETVTFPETDLAAIARGYGCEGLTVRTVDDLGPVRHWLAGPRTRPLVIDAKICSGHGSWWLEEAFRGH